In Pajaroellobacter abortibovis, the following are encoded in one genomic region:
- a CDS encoding YbhB/YbcL family Raf kinase inhibitor-like protein: MRLVSSVFQEGGEIPHQYTCVGEDISPPLSWTDVPQGVKTFVLICDDPDAPRHTWDHWLVYNIPSDARELAENVALESHKLGINSWKRQAYGGPCPPDGRHRYYFKLYALDTELSFEALGRAPYKRDLEEAMEGHVLAEAVLMGRYCKPQQRSS, from the coding sequence ATGCGTCTTGTCAGTTCTGTCTTCCAAGAAGGGGGGGAGATCCCACATCAGTATACTTGCGTGGGGGAAGATATCTCTCCACCGCTTTCATGGACAGATGTTCCTCAGGGGGTTAAAACATTTGTGTTGATCTGCGATGATCCAGATGCGCCTCGCCACACATGGGATCATTGGCTTGTTTACAATATACCCTCCGACGCGCGGGAGCTGGCAGAAAATGTAGCTCTCGAATCGCATAAGCTAGGGATCAATAGTTGGAAGCGCCAGGCCTATGGAGGGCCTTGTCCTCCGGATGGCCGTCATCGATATTATTTTAAGCTCTATGCGTTGGATACGGAGCTCTCCTTTGAAGCCTTAGGTCGCGCTCCTTACAAACGGGATCTTGAGGAGGCAATGGAAGGCCATGTTCTGGCGGAAGCGGTTCTCATGGGTCGCTACTGCAAACCGCAGCAGAGATCTTCCTAG
- a CDS encoding UbiA prenyltransferase family protein: MRTLRPYQWVKNLVVLAPMFFHKDLFLSTAAGPALNLVVTIRAVAATAIFCLLSGAVYTINDLVDVEVDRAHPLKKNRPIARGDVPKPFAKIMSVFLVVFSLGTSYLLDPYFAFLALAYFLQNVLYSFKVKHVPFGDVILIALGFVLRVLGGGIVTKTYVSRYLLVCTALLALFLGFGKRRHELKMNAAGKQRPVLKEYTSTSLNIALGITGAATVIVYTAYSLDPMTRVWFQSDWLWLTIPFVLFGILRFLFLVIRNGDREETNESPTQAMLSDAPFVFNLLLWLFVVIAVVYHLRPAVS; encoded by the coding sequence TTGAGAACACTGCGTCCCTATCAATGGGTCAAGAATCTTGTTGTCTTAGCTCCTATGTTTTTTCACAAAGATCTTTTCCTATCGACGGCTGCTGGCCCTGCACTCAATTTGGTGGTGACCATCCGCGCGGTAGCAGCCACTGCTATCTTTTGTCTTCTGTCGGGTGCTGTTTATACCATTAACGATCTCGTCGATGTGGAAGTGGATAGAGCCCACCCCCTTAAAAAAAATCGACCGATCGCACGCGGAGATGTCCCCAAGCCATTTGCTAAGATCATGTCTGTATTTCTCGTGGTCTTCTCTTTGGGGACCTCCTATCTGTTAGACCCTTATTTTGCTTTCCTTGCCCTAGCTTATTTCCTTCAGAATGTTCTTTACAGTTTTAAAGTCAAGCATGTTCCTTTTGGTGATGTCATTCTAATTGCTTTAGGTTTTGTATTAAGAGTTCTGGGAGGGGGGATCGTTACAAAAACCTACGTCAGCCGCTATTTGCTCGTATGTACAGCACTCCTTGCCCTTTTCTTAGGGTTTGGGAAACGGAGACACGAGCTTAAGATGAACGCTGCTGGGAAGCAGCGTCCTGTTCTTAAGGAGTACACAAGCACTTCACTCAACATCGCTTTAGGAATAACTGGCGCTGCGACGGTGATTGTCTATACGGCATACAGCTTAGATCCGATGACACGCGTTTGGTTTCAATCGGATTGGCTCTGGTTAACTATCCCCTTTGTTTTATTCGGTATCTTGCGTTTTCTATTTCTTGTAATCAGAAATGGAGATCGGGAGGAAACGAACGAATCTCCAACCCAGGCTATGCTGAGCGATGCTCCATTTGTCTTTAATCTTCTTCTGTGGCTTTTTGTTGTTATCGCTGTTGTTTACCACCTTCGTCCAGCAGTGTCTTAG
- a CDS encoding type II CAAX prenyl endopeptidase Rce1 family protein has translation MPVFESASQPIRFRDKSGAWVDLALTLPVFLIYHLGVVFLKIRNASDIITAYILERAEGDLSHYLLITAAIGVAFVAVFVILGRGQAFAFGKFIQVAAEALIYATAMRCGAVYVVGRIFAAAGIVQDNPWVGMVMSLGAGFYEEMTYRVLLFGGGLKIILWIFVQQAPNPSMPPYSLRTTSASVSSVLFAFSWALISAAFFSGAHYIGPLADDFSAVSFVFRAVLGLMLTVIYAFRGFAAAVWTHAFYDIGVLVF, from the coding sequence ATGCCAGTTTTTGAATCAGCCTCTCAACCCATCCGGTTTCGCGATAAGTCAGGTGCGTGGGTGGACCTGGCGCTCACGCTCCCTGTATTTCTCATTTATCATTTGGGGGTTGTGTTCCTGAAGATCCGCAATGCTTCTGACATCATTACGGCCTATATTCTTGAACGTGCAGAGGGTGATCTATCTCACTATTTGCTGATCACTGCTGCGATTGGAGTGGCGTTTGTAGCTGTTTTTGTCATTTTGGGGAGGGGACAAGCGTTTGCTTTTGGTAAATTTATTCAAGTCGCGGCGGAAGCGCTGATCTATGCCACAGCGATGCGGTGTGGAGCTGTTTATGTCGTAGGTCGGATTTTTGCTGCAGCGGGTATCGTTCAGGACAATCCTTGGGTGGGAATGGTTATGTCATTGGGTGCAGGATTTTATGAGGAGATGACGTACCGTGTCCTCCTTTTCGGAGGTGGGCTCAAGATCATTCTGTGGATTTTCGTGCAGCAAGCCCCTAACCCATCGATGCCCCCCTATTCTCTTCGAACCACTTCTGCTAGTGTTTCCAGTGTTCTTTTCGCTTTTTCGTGGGCCCTAATCAGTGCCGCTTTTTTTAGTGGGGCTCATTACATAGGGCCGCTTGCTGACGACTTTTCAGCTGTCTCTTTTGTATTTCGAGCTGTTTTGGGGCTTATGTTAACCGTGATCTATGCCTTCCGTGGGTTTGCTGCGGCTGTGTGGACACACGCTTTTTATGATATTGGGGTGCTCGTTTTCTGA
- a CDS encoding MFS transporter gives MRFFSPLGAIFFTIALDLLGFGLVMPFLAEEVRDTFGATELTCTLLGSVYSLMQFLFVPVWGRLSDYAGRRPVLLWSILATTLSNAWLGLSLTYSQSVLWLFIARAFAGMATANLGTASAYIADVTSPEERARGMGLIGAAFGIGFTLGPMIGGVLAPIEIRGRHGAIPCLIAAGLSGINALWVAFGLTESLPQHKRAPFRIQSLFPLNYKAASHSFSVPGVSSAIITNFILLVAFTNLDQTFRFFNKDVFGMSSSETGIVFAYMGILSAIIQGGLIRFLSKRMEETFLIRIGVALQACGFAGMVIAPSTGKKCIFIACTFLVMGNAATQPSISSFISKRADVSSQGSILGTNQAIGSLARMIGPAIGGYTYGSIGPRAPFVAGTLGMVVAFLFAALLRSPPSLQKTSTPIS, from the coding sequence ATGCGATTTTTCTCTCCTCTCGGGGCCATTTTCTTCACAATTGCATTAGATTTACTTGGTTTCGGTCTTGTCATGCCATTTTTGGCAGAAGAAGTACGCGACACGTTTGGAGCGACGGAATTAACCTGTACTCTGCTCGGTTCGGTCTACTCATTAATGCAATTTTTGTTTGTTCCCGTGTGGGGGCGTCTATCCGATTACGCGGGGAGACGCCCCGTGCTCTTGTGGTCTATCCTCGCCACAACGCTCTCAAACGCATGGCTTGGACTTTCCCTCACCTATAGCCAGTCGGTGCTCTGGCTCTTTATTGCGCGGGCTTTTGCGGGCATGGCAACCGCCAACTTAGGGACAGCAAGTGCTTATATCGCAGACGTAACCTCCCCTGAAGAACGAGCTCGTGGCATGGGTTTAATCGGCGCCGCCTTTGGTATAGGGTTCACTTTAGGACCGATGATCGGTGGGGTCCTCGCTCCGATCGAAATTCGCGGCCGGCACGGAGCTATCCCTTGTTTGATTGCTGCAGGTCTCAGCGGCATCAATGCCCTATGGGTAGCCTTCGGGCTCACTGAATCGTTGCCCCAACACAAAAGAGCCCCCTTTCGGATTCAATCACTCTTCCCCCTCAATTACAAAGCAGCCTCTCACTCTTTTTCCGTTCCAGGAGTTAGCTCAGCAATAATAACTAATTTTATTCTCCTCGTTGCTTTTACCAATCTCGATCAGACTTTTCGTTTTTTTAATAAAGATGTCTTCGGAATGTCTTCTTCAGAAACAGGGATCGTATTCGCTTACATGGGAATCCTTAGCGCTATCATCCAGGGTGGGCTCATTCGCTTTCTCTCTAAACGAATGGAAGAGACATTTCTCATACGTATCGGTGTCGCCCTTCAAGCCTGTGGATTCGCTGGGATGGTGATCGCCCCCAGCACTGGAAAAAAATGTATTTTTATCGCATGCACTTTTCTCGTGATGGGGAATGCAGCCACGCAACCCAGCATCTCATCCTTCATTTCAAAGCGGGCAGATGTATCTTCTCAGGGAAGTATCCTCGGAACCAACCAAGCCATAGGGAGCCTCGCACGAATGATTGGGCCTGCCATCGGCGGGTACACCTATGGTTCCATAGGGCCTCGCGCCCCTTTTGTCGCGGGCACGTTGGGGATGGTGGTTGCTTTTTTATTCGCAGCGCTGTTGCGCTCTCCCCCTTCCCTTCAGAAAACGAGCACCCCAATATCATAA
- a CDS encoding TlyA family RNA methyltransferase: protein MIVDATLNQLKHKKHNQRIRADELVVRQGLAPTKTRAQTLILSGVVRVGESRIDKAGTLVSEQAALWIKEQDHPYVSRGGVKLAGALDDLKINVSGLHCLDVGASTGGFTDCLLQRGASSVIAVDVGYGQLAQKLRVDPRVTIHERTNARYLSHVQLGKQVDLTVVDASFISLQKLGTALASCTRIGGYLVALIKPQFEVGREEASRQKGVIRDPLIREDAISRTKSAMIAYGFHSLSLVPSMLPGPKGNREVFFYARRIDAPLPTFLSSSR, encoded by the coding sequence GTGATAGTGGATGCCACACTCAACCAGCTCAAACACAAAAAACACAATCAGCGCATTCGAGCGGACGAGCTTGTCGTACGACAGGGGCTTGCTCCAACCAAGACGCGAGCACAAACCCTTATCCTTTCTGGCGTCGTACGGGTGGGAGAGTCACGGATAGACAAAGCAGGCACACTGGTTTCCGAACAAGCCGCTCTTTGGATTAAAGAACAGGATCACCCTTATGTATCGCGAGGCGGCGTTAAATTAGCAGGTGCATTAGATGATTTAAAAATAAATGTTTCTGGGCTCCATTGTCTCGATGTGGGAGCTTCAACAGGTGGTTTTACAGACTGCTTGCTTCAACGAGGGGCGTCTTCCGTGATTGCAGTCGATGTCGGTTATGGACAGCTTGCCCAGAAATTGAGAGTAGATCCACGGGTCACCATTCACGAACGCACCAATGCCCGCTATCTTTCTCACGTCCAGCTAGGAAAACAAGTTGATTTGACTGTCGTTGACGCTTCTTTTATTAGCCTCCAAAAACTAGGGACTGCGCTTGCATCCTGTACACGAATAGGAGGGTATCTTGTCGCCCTTATCAAGCCTCAATTTGAAGTTGGTCGTGAAGAAGCTTCTCGCCAAAAGGGGGTCATTCGGGATCCTCTCATCCGTGAAGATGCTATCAGCCGTACCAAGTCCGCCATGATAGCTTACGGATTTCACTCACTTTCTCTTGTACCAAGTATGCTGCCGGGCCCCAAGGGGAACCGAGAAGTTTTTTTCTATGCCCGTAGGATAGACGCTCCCCTTCCAACCTTTCTTTCTTCATCACGGTAA
- a CDS encoding CinA family protein, whose product MAVAYTHAKMTVLGVERDRLERFTAVSPEITLEIAKKVKRITCSDLALAITGVAGPSGGDWEKPVGTVLIALTLIGMVR is encoded by the coding sequence GTGGCGGTGGCTTATACCCATGCGAAGATGACTGTCCTTGGAGTCGAACGTGACAGACTTGAGCGGTTCACTGCAGTAAGTCCTGAGATCACCTTGGAAATAGCTAAAAAAGTAAAAAGAATCACTTGTTCTGATCTGGCTCTTGCCATTACCGGCGTCGCAGGTCCTTCTGGAGGAGATTGGGAAAAACCAGTAGGTACTGTTTTGATCGCGTTGACGTTGATAGGGATGGTAAGATAA
- the rpe gene encoding ribulose-phosphate 3-epimerase, with translation MISPLIAPSLLSADFGRLAEEIKALEAAGADWLHVDVMDGRFVPNITLGPIIVEAIRKVTSLPLDVHLMIVEPEKHIDAFAKAGADHILIHAEATPHMQRTLAQIRHLGKKAGVALNPSTSEEAVRYVLNSVDQLLVMSVNPGFGGQAFLPSILPKINQLAQMIRGQKHPIWIGVDGGIDTTTVVQAARAGARVIVAGSSIFSQPAYQDAIHHLRSRAREGF, from the coding sequence ATGATTTCCCCTCTGATCGCCCCTTCTCTTTTATCTGCTGATTTTGGCCGTCTTGCAGAAGAAATAAAAGCACTTGAAGCTGCAGGAGCGGATTGGCTACACGTTGATGTGATGGACGGTCGTTTTGTCCCGAACATCACACTAGGGCCAATCATTGTAGAAGCTATTCGCAAAGTGACGTCGCTTCCCTTAGATGTCCACTTGATGATTGTAGAACCTGAAAAACACATTGATGCTTTCGCAAAAGCAGGAGCCGATCACATACTTATTCATGCAGAAGCAACCCCTCATATGCAAAGAACGCTTGCACAAATTCGTCATCTTGGAAAGAAAGCGGGGGTAGCCTTAAATCCCTCCACTTCTGAGGAAGCCGTTCGCTACGTTCTCAACTCCGTGGACCAGCTTCTGGTGATGAGCGTCAATCCAGGATTCGGAGGACAAGCCTTTCTTCCTTCGATTCTCCCCAAAATCAATCAACTAGCACAAATGATCCGAGGGCAAAAACACCCTATCTGGATTGGCGTCGATGGCGGAATTGACACCACCACGGTTGTTCAAGCAGCGCGTGCCGGAGCGCGCGTGATCGTTGCAGGAAGCTCCATCTTTTCTCAGCCCGCCTACCAAGATGCGATCCATCATTTGCGATCACGCGCGCGAGAAGGGTTTTAG
- a CDS encoding cyclic nucleotide-binding domain-containing protein, with protein MNLINQKEGGDHPVEIDLTVEDLKKIPILGAISDPALELIRTFMRPRYFFGGDFIFRQGDFSYDAYIIIHGEAEVIKRTQGRGEVGIALLGPMDVFGETSMIGIQNRFTTLRAVSPVSALCLVVEGMNALYRYDLKSYTILLLNVARSLSRRVDQLVTIIADTKCGAFS; from the coding sequence ATGAATTTGATAAATCAAAAAGAAGGAGGGGATCATCCCGTTGAAATTGATTTGACGGTTGAAGATCTTAAAAAAATCCCTATTTTGGGGGCCATTTCAGATCCGGCTTTAGAATTGATTCGAACTTTTATGAGACCTCGCTATTTTTTTGGAGGGGATTTTATTTTTCGGCAAGGGGATTTCAGTTATGACGCCTATATTATTATTCATGGGGAAGCGGAAGTAATTAAACGGACGCAAGGGAGGGGAGAGGTGGGGATAGCTTTGTTAGGTCCGATGGATGTTTTTGGAGAAACGAGCATGATAGGAATACAAAATCGATTTACTACTCTGCGTGCCGTGAGCCCCGTCAGCGCTCTTTGCTTAGTAGTAGAAGGGATGAATGCGCTGTATCGATACGATTTAAAATCCTATACGATCTTGCTTCTTAATGTCGCTCGCAGTCTTTCTCGGCGTGTTGATCAACTTGTCACGATCATTGCTGATACAAAATGCGGCGCTTTTTCTTAA
- a CDS encoding cytochrome c maturation protein CcmE — MKINAGECRFSKRGLGVVIALAMAGATMAALVLYGIKGVAIYSKPVDEFLSQQGRVMGRAVRVEGNLVHGSLQQRVQPCEYRFLIEKNGTELAVHYPQCVIPDTLRDVPQIQVGVTVEGKLQQEGFFLASSVLAKCPSKYEMKEREQRGDRAPHSL; from the coding sequence ATGAAGATTAACGCTGGTGAATGTCGTTTTTCTAAGCGAGGGTTGGGTGTTGTTATTGCTCTAGCGATGGCAGGGGCGACGATGGCGGCGCTTGTTCTCTACGGCATCAAAGGCGTCGCTATCTATTCCAAGCCTGTGGATGAGTTTTTGTCACAGCAGGGCAGAGTAATGGGGCGAGCTGTTCGAGTGGAAGGGAATCTTGTTCATGGTTCACTGCAGCAAAGAGTTCAACCTTGTGAATATAGGTTTCTGATTGAAAAGAATGGAACCGAGCTCGCTGTACACTACCCTCAATGTGTGATCCCGGATACATTAAGAGATGTACCTCAGATTCAAGTAGGGGTTACTGTTGAAGGGAAATTACAACAGGAGGGCTTTTTCTTAGCTTCTTCTGTACTTGCTAAATGTCCCAGCAAATACGAGATGAAAGAGCGCGAGCAAAGAGGAGACAGAGCTCCTCATTCTCTATAA
- a CDS encoding serine/threonine protein kinase, with translation MRLSFSPDNSTSIRYLSKEEIRISTLKPYLLRLQAEKGEQKVEEILNAAGICSSGIMRNEHTWISEGAALQVLRCVIDLLGPDALTDPGHWITHSDALGYFVQMLCHARNPSEAYRYWVSHGQEITRLGEWKMEQDESVRWKLGGRAHSIRVAYKPHEALRKGEGRRKISVQDEELLCAVRRGGLVGIPRIWGLREATVIHPICLAHGDAKCVYEIRWETPRVQWERWVVFGVMTAVGGWIIGGGGDNQIGLWMMEGVALAGAAACYRWDVAQLQKNKRIFVKNHVKALERGLELYEKKEQVPTELSGSVLRNKYRIGCKIGMGGVGVVYEAQHITLGHEVAVKILRSAAAKDENEFTRLWREAYVQVHIKHPHIVRVFDLDQMPDGSLYVVMERLEGCSLADKLTLEGVMAPRFAVPVFIAVCRALTAAHREGVIHRDLKPANVFLCRNGVAKVLDFGMSKLLMADSITESGYTIGTPEYMAPEQCIGATVEPRTDLYSLGVLMYESLTGKLPILAPTRRELLELHQRQIPLPIRQCRRDLPIPEALEAAIMKCLNKRASQRPTSAQELEVMLSSIPLEDLVAYYPPSVARGIPSSQPSHEDPPIQDAAQAKSVAASRCIPSSTISNVGVGLIQP, from the coding sequence ATGAGGCTATCCTTTTCTCCTGATAACAGCACCTCGATTCGTTATCTTAGCAAAGAAGAAATACGAATCTCGACGCTTAAGCCTTATTTGCTTCGCCTTCAAGCAGAGAAAGGGGAACAAAAAGTAGAGGAAATTTTAAATGCGGCTGGAATTTGTTCGTCAGGAATTATGCGGAATGAACACACTTGGATCAGCGAAGGAGCTGCCCTTCAAGTGCTTAGATGCGTTATTGATCTGCTTGGCCCCGATGCGCTCACAGATCCTGGCCACTGGATCACTCATTCAGATGCATTGGGTTATTTTGTGCAGATGCTATGCCATGCTCGCAATCCGTCTGAAGCCTATCGCTATTGGGTCAGTCATGGACAAGAGATCACTCGGCTTGGAGAGTGGAAAATGGAGCAGGACGAGAGCGTTCGATGGAAACTAGGGGGGCGGGCACATTCGATTCGGGTAGCGTATAAGCCACATGAAGCATTGAGGAAGGGGGAGGGGAGGAGGAAGATAAGTGTACAGGATGAAGAGCTTCTCTGTGCTGTTCGCCGAGGAGGGCTCGTAGGAATTCCTCGCATTTGGGGCCTTAGAGAGGCTACGGTCATCCATCCAATTTGTCTTGCTCATGGAGATGCAAAGTGTGTTTATGAGATCCGATGGGAGACGCCTCGTGTTCAGTGGGAGCGTTGGGTTGTGTTTGGCGTGATGACTGCCGTAGGAGGTTGGATTATAGGAGGGGGGGGGGATAATCAAATAGGCTTATGGATGATGGAAGGAGTTGCTTTGGCGGGGGCAGCTGCATGCTATCGATGGGATGTTGCTCAACTACAAAAGAATAAGCGCATTTTTGTAAAAAATCACGTGAAGGCTTTGGAACGCGGATTGGAGCTTTATGAAAAGAAAGAGCAAGTGCCAACAGAACTCTCTGGAAGCGTACTCAGAAATAAGTACAGGATTGGGTGCAAAATTGGGATGGGCGGAGTGGGAGTCGTCTATGAAGCGCAGCATATCACGTTAGGTCACGAAGTAGCTGTCAAAATCCTTCGCAGTGCAGCTGCCAAAGATGAGAATGAATTTACTCGTTTGTGGCGTGAAGCTTACGTCCAAGTTCATATCAAACATCCTCATATTGTTAGGGTGTTTGATCTGGACCAGATGCCGGACGGTTCGCTTTATGTTGTGATGGAGCGTTTAGAAGGGTGTTCGTTAGCGGATAAATTGACGTTGGAAGGGGTGATGGCCCCCCGGTTTGCTGTTCCTGTGTTTATTGCTGTTTGTCGAGCGCTGACAGCTGCACATCGAGAAGGGGTGATCCATCGCGATCTCAAACCTGCCAATGTTTTTCTTTGCCGAAACGGAGTGGCCAAAGTGCTCGATTTCGGCATGAGCAAGTTGTTGATGGCGGATTCTATCACAGAGTCGGGATATACGATTGGCACTCCTGAATATATGGCTCCAGAACAATGCATTGGAGCCACAGTAGAGCCGCGTACGGATCTGTATTCGTTGGGGGTTCTCATGTATGAATCCTTGACCGGAAAGCTTCCCATATTAGCCCCTACCCGTAGGGAATTACTCGAATTACATCAACGTCAAATCCCTCTCCCCATCAGACAGTGTCGCCGCGATTTACCCATACCGGAAGCTCTTGAGGCAGCAATCATGAAATGTCTTAATAAGCGAGCGAGCCAAAGGCCCACCAGTGCTCAGGAATTGGAAGTTATGCTTTCATCCATCCCTCTTGAAGATCTTGTGGCTTACTATCCTCCAAGCGTTGCTCGAGGTATCCCTTCCTCTCAACCCTCGCATGAAGATCCACCCATTCAGGATGCAGCGCAGGCAAAATCAGTAGCTGCCTCTCGCTGTATCCCTTCCTCCACAATTTCGAATGTTGGTGTGGGGCTGATCCAACCCTGA
- a CDS encoding FHA domain-containing protein, whose protein sequence is MSITLILQADFPLEETLLKLTLEGSRIVIGRGSSCDIRLPDRTVSSRHATIEANHNAHWIMDEGSCNGTFLAGNRIPTHTSVRMQEGQMIQVGKFCFVISFEQQPITPDPAHAARLLALLLVAKQMKSAGEENIPTVYAAHPAAAGLTLSLVQEGKIYWIGNDLYCYRTFRNASIDEQHIALWRTETSVFVRAFATDPPCLLGGRVLKPEQHIVWRSTVPLHIGPVHFTLEEPVALKLAALEQASDEPYYQVALHRIPSLSTSPPLAFPEVSSSLVPCKEREKKEGIHFFFFGVRWSLPDLLVALAAIGIALISTAGLIWLFQG, encoded by the coding sequence ATGTCCATCACGTTGATTCTCCAGGCAGACTTTCCCTTAGAGGAAACCCTTCTCAAGCTGACGCTGGAAGGCTCTCGGATCGTGATTGGACGAGGAAGCAGTTGTGATATTCGCCTCCCCGACCGGACAGTGAGCTCACGCCATGCAACGATTGAAGCCAACCACAATGCTCACTGGATCATGGACGAAGGCAGCTGCAACGGCACTTTCTTAGCAGGGAACCGGATCCCTACCCATACCTCCGTACGGATGCAGGAAGGGCAGATGATCCAAGTCGGCAAATTCTGTTTTGTCATCTCTTTTGAACAACAACCGATCACTCCTGATCCAGCCCATGCTGCTCGCTTGCTCGCGCTGCTGCTGGTAGCCAAACAGATGAAATCTGCGGGGGAAGAAAATATTCCTACCGTGTACGCAGCTCACCCAGCAGCCGCAGGACTAACCCTTTCTCTTGTACAAGAAGGGAAAATATATTGGATAGGAAACGATCTCTATTGCTATCGCACTTTCCGAAATGCCTCCATAGATGAGCAACATATCGCGCTTTGGAGAACAGAGACTTCGGTTTTTGTCAGGGCATTTGCAACCGACCCCCCTTGTCTCCTCGGAGGAAGAGTGCTGAAGCCCGAGCAACACATCGTATGGCGGTCCACAGTTCCCCTTCACATAGGCCCGGTCCATTTCACTCTTGAAGAACCAGTCGCCTTAAAATTAGCTGCTCTTGAGCAAGCTAGCGATGAACCCTATTACCAAGTAGCGCTTCACCGCATACCCTCACTATCCACTTCTCCACCACTAGCGTTTCCTGAAGTAAGTTCCTCTCTTGTACCATGCAAGGAAAGAGAAAAGAAGGAGGGGATTCATTTTTTCTTTTTTGGAGTGAGGTGGTCTCTTCCTGATCTTCTCGTAGCCTTAGCTGCCATCGGCATTGCTCTGATCAGTACAGCTGGCTTGATATGGCTATTTCAAGGATAG
- the gshB gene encoding glutathione synthase, with protein MKFLYLMDPMHQLNPECDTTLALQRASQQRAHECFHCLLQDIAVERGEAFAWMRRILPLSTTPPFELGTVEKVSLRHMDAFFLRKDPPVDSLFLHTTLLLEIMRNQLLFINDPRGLREANEKLYILHFPSLIPTTLVSSHTPHILEFLATVGGKAIAKPIDRAGGAGIMILQQKDPNTRSILEMLTQEGSKPIIVQQFIAEVSQGDKRILLLDGNILGAINRVPQQDDFRSNIHVGGRVEPCEVTLRERQIVDELAPRLRRDGLLLVGIDVIGGKLTEINVTSPTGLQQLSRHVGREVSIEVIQWVEEQVLMRSDFNEVGFIPC; from the coding sequence ATGAAGTTCTTATACTTGATGGATCCTATGCATCAATTGAACCCGGAATGCGATACAACGCTCGCACTCCAGCGCGCCTCTCAACAGCGGGCGCATGAATGCTTTCATTGCTTGCTCCAAGATATCGCGGTGGAGCGAGGAGAGGCCTTCGCTTGGATGCGCCGGATCCTGCCACTGAGTACAACACCCCCCTTTGAACTGGGTACTGTAGAAAAGGTATCCCTTCGCCACATGGATGCCTTCTTTCTCCGTAAGGATCCACCCGTAGACAGTCTTTTCCTTCACACAACGCTTTTATTAGAAATCATGCGGAATCAGCTGCTTTTCATCAACGATCCCAGAGGCCTTCGAGAAGCCAACGAAAAACTGTACATCCTTCATTTCCCCTCGCTTATTCCGACTACGCTCGTTAGTTCACACACACCGCATATCCTTGAATTTCTTGCCACCGTAGGTGGAAAGGCTATCGCCAAACCGATCGATCGAGCAGGAGGGGCAGGGATCATGATCCTTCAACAAAAGGATCCTAACACTCGTTCGATTCTTGAAATGCTTACTCAAGAAGGGAGCAAGCCGATTATTGTTCAACAGTTTATCGCCGAGGTCTCACAAGGGGACAAGCGGATTCTCCTCCTGGATGGAAATATTCTCGGTGCAATCAACCGGGTCCCTCAACAGGATGATTTCCGTTCAAACATCCATGTAGGAGGACGTGTCGAGCCCTGTGAGGTTACGCTCAGAGAACGTCAAATCGTCGATGAACTAGCCCCCCGCCTCCGAAGAGACGGGCTTTTGCTGGTTGGCATTGATGTAATCGGAGGGAAATTAACGGAAATTAATGTCACTTCCCCGACAGGACTCCAACAATTGAGTCGTCATGTGGGTCGTGAAGTTAGCATCGAAGTGATCCAATGGGTTGAAGAACAGGTTCTCATGCGCTCAGATTTCAATGAAGTTGGATTCATCCCCTGCTGA